In Rhodococcus rhodochrous, a single genomic region encodes these proteins:
- a CDS encoding acyl-CoA dehydrogenase family protein: protein MHPELSDTSRRLRTELREYFARIIDDDDRRALVDQTEGGPVFDKIYRQMGADGWLGLGWPEEYGGRGEDPEALYVFYDETIRAGAPVSLVTLNTVAPALMKYGTQEQKDFFLPKILTGELKFAIGYTEPGAGTDLAALQTRARVEGDELVIDGNKLFTSAAIFADWVWLAVRTDPDAPRHKGISVVLVPTSSPGFSATEIRTVGGISTAVTYYEDIRVPLSNVVGELNQGWTLITSQLNHERVALAARGGIANQMYDEVLAWAKNEPFGPGVLFDVPWVRATLAEVYALLSATDLVNLRLVSDIAANTLDGGDSAAAKVFGTEGVVAAYGMLQEVLGARGLLRPGSHGAVIEGRVEALARRAQNNTFGGGSNEVMREIVAARTLGMTLGARRRPGVADAPTSPDAAATKTPAETRS from the coding sequence ATGCATCCCGAGCTGTCCGACACGTCACGGCGGCTGCGCACCGAACTGCGGGAGTACTTCGCCCGCATCATCGACGACGACGATCGACGCGCCCTGGTCGATCAGACCGAGGGTGGACCGGTCTTCGACAAGATCTACCGGCAGATGGGCGCCGACGGCTGGCTCGGCCTGGGGTGGCCCGAGGAGTACGGCGGACGCGGGGAGGATCCCGAGGCGCTCTACGTCTTCTACGACGAGACGATCCGCGCCGGCGCGCCGGTCTCGCTGGTCACACTCAACACCGTCGCCCCGGCACTGATGAAGTACGGCACGCAGGAACAGAAGGACTTCTTCCTGCCCAAGATCCTCACCGGTGAACTGAAGTTCGCGATCGGATACACCGAGCCCGGCGCCGGCACCGACCTCGCCGCGCTGCAGACCAGGGCGCGTGTCGAGGGCGACGAACTCGTCATCGACGGCAACAAGCTGTTCACGAGCGCCGCGATCTTCGCCGACTGGGTCTGGCTCGCCGTCCGCACCGATCCGGATGCACCGCGCCACAAGGGGATCTCGGTCGTACTCGTGCCGACCTCCTCACCGGGCTTCTCCGCCACCGAGATCCGGACCGTCGGCGGCATCAGCACCGCCGTGACCTACTACGAGGACATCCGCGTTCCCCTGAGCAACGTGGTCGGCGAGCTCAACCAGGGCTGGACCCTGATCACCAGCCAGCTCAACCACGAGCGCGTCGCGCTCGCCGCGCGCGGCGGCATCGCCAACCAGATGTACGACGAGGTCCTCGCGTGGGCGAAGAACGAGCCGTTCGGTCCCGGTGTGCTGTTCGACGTCCCGTGGGTGCGCGCGACGCTCGCCGAGGTCTACGCGCTGCTGTCGGCGACCGACCTCGTCAACCTGCGCCTGGTGTCGGACATCGCGGCGAACACGCTCGACGGCGGCGATTCGGCCGCCGCGAAGGTCTTCGGCACCGAGGGCGTGGTCGCGGCCTACGGCATGTTGCAGGAGGTGCTCGGTGCTCGCGGCCTGCTGCGTCCCGGCAGCCACGGCGCGGTGATCGAGGGCCGGGTCGAGGCTCTCGCCCGGCGCGCCCAGAACAACACCTTCGGCGGTGGCAGCAACGAGGTGATGCGCGAGATCGTCGCCGCCCGGACCCTCGGGATGACACTCGGCGCCCGTAGGCGCCCCGGTGTCGCAGACGCCCCTACGAGCCCCGACGCTGCCGCAACGAAGACACCCGCCGAGACGAGGAGCTGA